A genome region from Bacteroides stercoris ATCC 43183 includes the following:
- a CDS encoding phosphatidate cytidylyltransferase: MKNNFIQRAVTGALFVVILVGCILYSPLSFGILFTIIGALSVHEFAHLVNRNGGVSINKTITALGGAYLFLALMGFCTSAIDARVFLPYLGLLLYLMITELYLKKENPIGNWAYAMLSQLYVALPFALLNVLAFQNSPETSSVTYNPILPLSIFVFIWLSDTGAYCVGSLIGKHRLFERISPKKSWEGSIGGAVFSIASSFVFAHFFPFMSTWQWAGLAVTVVIFGTWGDLTESLMKRQLGIKDSGNILPGHGGMLDRFDSALMAIPAAVVYLYVMTMI, from the coding sequence TTGAAAAATAATTTCATACAACGTGCTGTTACAGGTGCATTATTTGTAGTTATACTGGTGGGCTGTATCCTTTACAGCCCCCTCTCATTCGGGATTCTATTCACTATCATCGGCGCATTGAGCGTACACGAGTTTGCCCATCTGGTAAACAGGAACGGCGGAGTCAGCATCAACAAGACGATTACCGCTTTAGGCGGAGCCTATCTGTTCCTTGCACTCATGGGATTCTGCACATCCGCCATCGATGCGCGCGTATTCCTTCCCTATCTGGGCTTATTGCTCTATTTGATGATTACGGAGTTATACCTGAAAAAGGAGAACCCCATCGGCAACTGGGCGTATGCAATGCTGAGCCAGCTATATGTAGCCTTGCCTTTCGCATTGCTGAATGTACTCGCTTTCCAGAATTCACCTGAAACGAGCAGCGTAACCTATAACCCCATCCTGCCGCTTTCCATATTCGTATTCATCTGGCTGAGCGATACGGGTGCTTACTGTGTGGGCTCTCTGATAGGAAAACATCGCCTGTTCGAGCGCATTTCGCCTAAGAAATCATGGGAAGGCAGCATAGGCGGCGCGGTTTTCTCCATCGCCTCATCCTTTGTATTTGCCCATTTCTTCCCATTCATGTCTACATGGCAATGGGCAGGACTGGCAGTTACCGTAGTGATTTTCGGCACTTGGGGCGACCTCACCGAATCGCTGATGAAGCGTCAACTGGGCATCAAGGATTCCGGCAACATTCTTCCGGGACACGGCGGAATGCTCGACCGGTTCGACAGCGCTCTCATGGCGATTCCCGCAGCGGTAGTCTACCTGTATGTAATGACAATGATTTGA
- a CDS encoding NigD-like protein, which translates to MRKLHWLFMAVCLAVMPVLHSCDDDEGYSIGDFTPPLWATVRVTGNAFYLDCDVWGTLWPVNTDLWWYEPVDGKRVITMFNPLSDEFDGYDHAVKILSLQDVLTKEVETLTPETEEEFGNDPVLIFEGDISISGGYMNIIFMQNLPSGTKHRISLVRPQDDVELYGEDGYIHLALRYNDYDDLTGLRKPGAVSYNLNSLNVTSETKGIKLKINSEKNGEVELTFDLVVTGDNTKNIRDLDLSEMQLK; encoded by the coding sequence ATGAGAAAGCTACATTGGTTATTTATGGCAGTTTGTCTGGCTGTGATGCCGGTACTGCATTCCTGTGATGACGATGAAGGGTATTCGATCGGTGATTTCACTCCGCCGCTGTGGGCTACGGTGCGTGTTACCGGCAATGCTTTTTATTTGGACTGTGATGTGTGGGGAACGCTCTGGCCTGTGAATACAGACTTGTGGTGGTACGAGCCGGTTGACGGAAAGCGTGTGATTACCATGTTCAATCCTTTGTCCGATGAGTTTGACGGTTACGACCATGCTGTGAAGATCCTGAGTTTGCAGGATGTGTTGACGAAAGAGGTCGAGACGCTGACTCCCGAGACCGAGGAAGAGTTCGGCAATGACCCTGTCCTGATATTTGAAGGCGATATAAGCATCAGCGGGGGATATATGAATATCATATTTATGCAGAATCTGCCTTCCGGCACTAAACATCGTATCAGCCTGGTACGTCCGCAAGATGATGTGGAGTTGTATGGAGAAGACGGTTATATACATTTGGCTCTCCGCTATAACGACTATGACGATTTGACGGGGTTGCGCAAGCCCGGTGCGGTGTCCTATAATCTGAACAGTCTCAACGTGACCTCTGAAACCAAAGGTATCAAGCTGAAAATTAATTCGGAAAAGAATGGCGAGGTGGAACTGACGTTCGACCTGGTGGTTACCGGTGATAATACGAAGAATATACGGGACCTTGATTTGTCGGAGATGCAATTGAAATAA
- the lpxB gene encoding lipid-A-disaccharide synthase: MKYYLIVGEASGDLHASHLMTALKAEDPQAEFRFFGGDLMAAVGGTLVKHYKELAYMGFIPVLLHLRTIFANMKRCKEDIAAWQPDVLILVDYPGFNLNIAKFVHARTQIPVFYYISPKIWAWKEHRIRNIKRDVDELFSILPFEVEFFEGKHHYPIHYVGNPTVDEVTAFQAAYSETADEFKRANGLSPKPVIALLAGSRKQEIKDNLPDMIRAAASFPEYQLVLAGAPGISPEYYKEYVGNADVKIIFNRTYPLLRHAEAALVTSGTATLETALFRVPQAVCYHTPIGKVIAFLKRHILKVRYISLVNLIADREVVKELVADTMTVEQIRAELQRILCDEAYRRQMLDGYEYMASRLGEAGAPVHAAREMVALLKKRFKK, translated from the coding sequence ATGAAGTATTATCTGATTGTGGGCGAGGCCTCGGGCGACCTGCATGCATCGCACCTGATGACTGCCTTGAAGGCGGAAGACCCGCAGGCCGAGTTCCGCTTCTTCGGCGGTGACCTGATGGCGGCTGTGGGCGGAACGTTGGTGAAGCATTATAAGGAACTGGCGTATATGGGCTTCATTCCCGTCTTGTTGCACCTGCGTACCATCTTTGCCAATATGAAGCGTTGCAAGGAAGACATTGCAGCCTGGCAGCCGGATGTTCTTATTTTGGTGGATTATCCGGGGTTCAACCTGAATATCGCCAAGTTTGTCCATGCCCGTACGCAAATACCGGTGTTCTATTATATTTCTCCCAAGATATGGGCCTGGAAAGAGCACCGTATCCGGAATATCAAACGGGATGTGGACGAACTCTTCTCCATTCTTCCGTTCGAGGTGGAGTTCTTCGAGGGCAAGCACCATTATCCCATACATTATGTAGGCAATCCGACGGTGGATGAAGTCACTGCCTTCCAAGCCGCTTATTCGGAAACTGCGGATGAGTTCAAACGGGCCAACGGCCTTTCGCCGAAGCCTGTCATTGCCTTGCTGGCTGGCAGCCGCAAGCAGGAGATTAAGGATAATTTGCCGGATATGATTCGGGCGGCCGCTTCATTTCCGGAGTATCAGTTGGTGCTGGCGGGAGCGCCGGGTATCTCTCCGGAGTATTATAAGGAATATGTCGGCAATGCGGACGTGAAGATAATCTTTAACCGTACTTATCCTTTACTCCGGCATGCGGAAGCGGCATTGGTTACTTCGGGCACGGCAACGCTGGAAACGGCATTGTTCCGGGTTCCGCAGGCGGTGTGCTACCATACGCCGATAGGGAAGGTTATCGCTTTCCTGAAACGGCATATACTGAAAGTCAGGTACATTTCTCTGGTAAACCTGATTGCCGACCGTGAGGTGGTGAAGGAACTGGTGGCCGATACCATGACGGTGGAGCAGATACGTGCGGAGCTTCAACGTATCTTATGCGATGAGGCGTACCGCCGGCAGATGCTCGATGGTTACGAATATATGGCATCCCGCCTGGGCGAGGCGGGAGCACCTGTGCATGCAGCCCGTGAAATGGTGGCTTTGCTTAAGAAACGTTTTAAAAAGTAG
- the surE gene encoding 5'/3'-nucleotidase SurE, whose translation MENQRPLILISNDDGIIAKGISELIKFLRPLGEIVVMAPDAPRSGNACALTVTEPIHYQLLRKDVGLTVYKCSGTPADCVKLAFHTVLDRKPDLVVGGINHGDNSSVNVHYSGTMGVVIEGCLKGVPSIGFSLCNHAPDADFEPAGEYIREIARKVLEKGLPPLTCLNVNFPDTKELKGVKICEQAKGQWTNEWENFAHRGDAHYYWLTGEFEESEKENEKSDHWALANGYVAVTPTTVDVTAYGLMDELKTWF comes from the coding sequence ATGGAAAATCAGAGACCTTTGATATTGATTTCCAATGACGACGGTATCATTGCGAAAGGAATCAGCGAGTTGATAAAGTTTCTCCGCCCGCTGGGGGAGATTGTGGTAATGGCGCCGGATGCGCCGCGTTCGGGTAATGCGTGTGCGCTTACCGTGACAGAACCGATTCATTATCAGTTGCTTCGCAAGGATGTAGGGCTGACGGTCTATAAGTGTTCCGGTACGCCCGCCGATTGCGTCAAGCTGGCATTCCATACGGTGCTCGACCGCAAACCCGACCTTGTGGTGGGAGGCATTAATCACGGCGATAACTCCTCGGTCAATGTGCATTATTCCGGAACAATGGGGGTGGTTATCGAAGGCTGCCTGAAAGGTGTTCCCTCTATCGGCTTTTCACTGTGCAACCACGCGCCGGACGCCGATTTTGAGCCGGCGGGAGAGTATATCCGCGAGATTGCCCGCAAGGTCCTGGAAAAAGGCTTGCCGCCGTTGACCTGCCTCAATGTCAACTTCCCCGATACTAAAGAGTTGAAAGGGGTGAAAATCTGCGAACAGGCAAAAGGACAGTGGACCAACGAGTGGGAGAACTTCGCCCACAGAGGCGATGCGCACTACTATTGGCTGACCGGAGAGTTTGAGGAGTCGGAAAAGGAGAATGAAAAGAGCGACCATTGGGCGCTTGCCAACGGTTATGTAGCGGTGACTCCGACCACAGTGGATGTAACCGCCTATGGCCTGATGGACGAATTGAAAACCTGGTTCTGA
- a CDS encoding DUF456 domain-containing protein, whose protein sequence is MLDVFLILMGILCLITGLAGCFLPVIPGPPVAYAGLLLLHFTDKVQYSATQLLLWLLIVVIVQVLDYFVPMLGSKYSGGTRWGTRGCLAGTLIGLFFMPWGIVLGPFLGAFIGELFGGRETRQALKSGLGSLFGFLFGTVLKCVLCGYFAWEFASALL, encoded by the coding sequence ATGTTAGACGTCTTTCTCATTCTGATGGGTATCCTCTGCCTGATAACAGGACTGGCAGGCTGTTTCCTGCCCGTAATTCCCGGTCCGCCCGTGGCCTATGCCGGTTTGTTGCTGCTGCACTTCACCGACAAGGTGCAGTACTCTGCCACCCAACTGTTGCTGTGGCTGCTGATTGTCGTCATCGTACAGGTGCTCGATTATTTCGTCCCCATGCTGGGCAGCAAATACAGCGGCGGAACGCGCTGGGGAACACGCGGATGCCTTGCCGGAACCCTCATCGGGCTGTTCTTCATGCCCTGGGGCATTGTCCTCGGTCCGTTTTTAGGGGCTTTTATCGGCGAACTTTTCGGCGGCAGGGAAACCCGGCAGGCTCTGAAGTCGGGACTGGGCTCCCTGTTCGGCTTCCTCTTCGGTACGGTACTGAAATGCGTGTTGTGCGGATACTTCGCATGGGAGTTTGCATCGGCACTGCTTTAA
- a CDS encoding ParA family protein, with amino-acid sequence MGKIIALANQKGGVGKTTTTINLAASLATLEKKVLVVDADPQANASSGLGVDIKQAECTIYECIIDRADVRDAIHDTEIDTLKVISSHINLVGAEIEMLNLKNREKILKEVLAPLREEFDYILIDCSPSLGLITINALTAADSVIIPVQAEYFALEGISKLLNTIKIIKSKLNPALEIEGFLLTMYDSRLRQANQIYDEVKRHFQELVFNTVIQRNVKLSEAPSYGLPTILYDADSTGAKNHIALAKELISHNED; translated from the coding sequence ATGGGAAAAATAATTGCTTTGGCAAATCAAAAAGGTGGTGTAGGAAAAACAACAACAACCATAAACCTCGCAGCTTCTCTCGCCACACTTGAAAAGAAAGTGCTTGTCGTAGACGCAGACCCGCAGGCAAATGCCTCGTCAGGGCTGGGCGTAGACATCAAGCAGGCAGAATGTACTATCTATGAATGTATTATAGACCGCGCCGATGTGCGCGACGCTATCCACGACACGGAGATTGATACATTGAAAGTTATTTCCTCCCACATCAACCTGGTAGGCGCCGAAATAGAAATGCTCAATCTTAAAAACCGGGAAAAGATACTGAAAGAGGTGCTCGCCCCGCTACGGGAAGAGTTTGATTATATCCTGATAGACTGTTCACCGTCGTTAGGATTGATTACAATCAACGCGCTCACGGCCGCCGACTCGGTTATCATTCCCGTACAGGCCGAATACTTTGCACTGGAAGGCATCAGCAAATTGCTGAACACCATCAAAATCATCAAGTCCAAGCTGAACCCCGCACTCGAAATCGAGGGATTCCTGCTGACCATGTATGACTCGCGGCTGCGCCAGGCCAACCAGATATACGACGAGGTGAAACGCCACTTCCAGGAACTGGTGTTCAACACCGTCATCCAGCGCAATGTAAAACTGAGCGAAGCCCCCAGCTACGGACTCCCCACAATCCTGTACGATGCGGACTCCACCGGAGCCAAAAACCACATCGCACTGGCAAAAGAGTTAATCAGCCACAACGAGGACTAA